The genomic stretch GTTATGTGCATATTATAAAATTAAATGTTTGCATATGTAAATGTTTGTTTCATGTACATAGAGGGAGATACGGGATTTTATAGAAAATATTTCTTGTTTTTATCTAATCAAGTACAAGTTGTTATGTTTATTTCCTTGTATATTTGTATTATCGACAGTCGGCCAAGAGATACTTGGCTGGCTTTTTTTATGGAGGAAGAAATGAACTGTACCAGATGTGAGTCCAGTTACCGGACAATGATTCAGTATTACGGCAATATCATCTGCACCGATTGTTATTTGAAACTCCCATTTGAGCAGAGGAAACAAGCTTATTGGGACATGGAACGGCGTGTAATAGCAGCGTCCGAATGAGTGACTGTGCTCTACGTAGTGTCCAGTTTGACTGGGCTCTATATAGTGTCCAGTACTGTGCTCTACGTAGTGTCCAGTACTGTGCTCTACGTAGAGACCCCTAAAAATAGTTTCTTCATATAATGCAAAGACGCTAAAGAAAAGTTTAAAGAAAAGTTTAAAGAAATTACCTAGCAAATGTTTTTGCTAGTCAGGATTACTAGATTTAAAAAGAAGGTGATGGGATGAGATGAAGAATAAAAAGGCTGCAGCTGCTAAGAAAGTAGACAAGCCGATGACTCGGAAGGACTGGATGGAACTGATGGGAACTAATCGTGATACTTACAAGCGTGGTAAGGGTGGAGCAATACGGAATACAAGGAGGCGTTAAGATGACTGATCATCCTGGTTCGATAAGGTATGAGTGTTTAAATTGCAAATCAACAAGATCAACCATTAAAGGAAAATATGGAGAAGTAATAGTGTGCGAGGTATGCAATGGTGCAATGGTGGATGTGTTCTATATTCACAAATATAAAGCAGCTGCAGAAACTAAACCGATCAACGATTTGCAGATTAAAGTCGAAGTAGATACAGCTGAATTGGATGCAGCAATCGAGAAGGCTAGAAAGTTGGACGAACTTGAAGTGTCTAAGTATATCCATAAGTATGGTCCTAACAAGAAAGAGAAGCTGCTGGTGATTGAGCTGGATGATATCGATTCTATTCCTAAGATTATTTTCAAAGGGAAACAGGTCGATGGTATTCATGAGTTAGATATTGCTTGGCATTCAGAATCTGAATCTAATGCTGCAACAGGAGTAAGGTACACTCAATCAGATACGGACAGAGAGATATCTGTTGTTTATGGCGACTGAGTACAAGACAAAGCAGCAGAAGCAAAGGTTCTACAAGTCAGGACCATGGCGAAAGTTAAGGCTCGTTGCATTAGAGCGTGACAACCATGAATGTCAACAGTGCAAGCGCAAGGGTAAGTTCAGCAAGGGACAGAACGTTCACCATCTTAAAGAGATCTATCATCATCCTAAGCTGGCGCTTGAGTTGGATAACCTTGAGACATTGTGCATCGATTGCCACAACAAGGAACACAAGAGGACGTTCAATAACATTGGCACGAAGAAGGATAGGAAGGAGTGGAATGATGAGCGATGGTAAACCAAACATTATTGTATCTGAAGTGACAGAGAAACATTTGATGATGAGGTATCCACACTTGTCAAAGGAAGATGTGAAGTCATTGTTTGTTCTTGGACTTCCAATAGAGACACCAATGAAGGTGTTTGGTGACAATGGTTATTTATTGCATACACAGAAACAATTGGGACTACAAGTTTATTGGGCAGACTTTTTTAATGTTGATACAATCATTGACTTGTTTGCAGGTGAGGACGGCATTTATTTTACTATTGTGGAGGGAAAAGAAATGAGTGTACAAGATAAATCGAAAGAGAAGGTACTAAATCTGTTTCAGGAATATGACGTCGAATACATTGATTACCGTGTTCAGGATGATGAATATTCCATCAGTCTTGTGAAAAAAGGAAAGCAGGAAGAACAGGAAGAAAAAGAAGAGAAATAAATACACAAGACACCCCCCGCCTAAAAGTTTTGGGCTTTTTTTATGCCCGGGGAACCGGGGCAGGGGGTCGATTTTCCAGATTTATCGCGCGTGGGCGCATGAGGGAGGGGGGTACCCATGAATGTCTAAGAAAAATCCGATTAAAAATCAAGATGAACAAATAGCTGCTGAGATTGAAAAGTGGAATGTGACACTGAGCAAGATGCCATCAAACAAGCGAGAAGCTGCACAGGTACTTGTCGAGCGGGTTGCTTTTATGACTGTCACTCTTCGCATATTGGAAGAAGACATAAAAGCCAAAGGGCCAACTTACAGATTCGTAAACGGTTCACAAAAGATGCATGTGGAGAACCCCTCCCAGAAATCTTATAACACCATGATCAATCGATACACTGCAGCATGCGATAAGCTGCTTGCAATGGTGCCGAACGCTCCGGTAGATATCGATAAAGTACAAGCTAAGAAACAGCGCTCTGCGGAAGACTTGGTATGATACAGAACAAATATGTCACGGAGTACATTAAACTCTGGAAGACGGGCAAGATTGAGCTAAATAAAGAGCGCATAATGCTCATTGCTTATCTGGAGAGACACATCCTCACCCGGGATGACTTGTACTTTGACGAAACCATGCTTGAAAACTTCATAAAGTTTGCTGAACGATGGTACTTTCCACTAGAACCATTTCAGAAATTCTTTTCGGCGTTTGCCTTTCTTTTATACAAGGAAGATGACGCCAATTTTTATGAGCAATTTTTGTTACTCATGGGTAGGGGCGCTGGGAAGAACGGTCTCATCTCCGCCCTGGCACACTTCTTTATTAGCCCGCTGCACGGCATACCGAAATATAACGTGTCTATTGTGGCCAATAATGAGAAGCAGGCCAAGACATCATTTAAGGAAATCTATGACACTATCGGGTCCAGAGAAGTTTTGGAAGATATGTTCTACCGCACCAAAGTCATGATAATGGGATACGACACAAAAAGCGAGTTGCAATTCCATACATCGAACGCTGGTACAAAGGATGGTCTGCGTGATGGCTGCGTTATTTATGATGAGATTCATTCCTATGCCACTTTCGATACTGTAAACGTATTTTCTTCTGGACTCGGGAAGGTACGCAATTCAAGAGAGTTCTTCATCGGCTCAGATGGATATGTCCGTGATGGTTTTTTGGATAAAACAATCCAAAGAGCCATGGACATTCTTGAAGGCAAAGAGTTGGACGATCCGCTATTCCCGTTCATCTGCAGAATCGATAATGTCGATGAAATGCACGACCCGGACAAGTGGGGCAAGGCAAATCCTATGTTCGAGTACGAAATGTCGGCATATGCGAAAGGCTTGCTCAGAAAAGTTAAGACCCAGTATCGCCAGTTGAAAACGAACCCTTCCAGCCGCATGGAATTTATCACGAAGCGAATGAACTTTCCGGAAGTGGACCTTGAGAAGTCAGTTGCCACGTGGGAAGAAATCGAAGCCACTAATAGACCAATGCCTGACCTGCAGCACCGAGCTTGTATTGGCGGCTTAGACTATGGCCGCATAAAGGATTTTGCTGCTGTCGGCTTGCTGTTCTACGTTGATGGCGACTACGTCTGGAAGACACACTCGTTTGCTCGAAAAGGTTTCCTGGATTCAGTCGAGCTGCAGGCGCCGATTCGAGATTGGGAAGATCTTGGACTGCTTACCGTTGTAGATGGACCAGTAATTGATATAGAGCATATCGTTAACTGGTTTGTTGAGATGCGTGAAAGCCACGGCTTATCAAGAATAGTAGCAGATACCTTCAGGCTTGATTTGGTGAAATCGGCGCTGGAGGCAGAAGGATTCGAAATTATTTATATCCGGAACCCTCGCGCAATACATTCGCTGCTTGCACCCCGGGTGGAAACAGCATTTGCTAAACATAACATTGTATTTGGTGATAACCCGCTCATGCGCTGGTACACGAATAATGTGCTTGTAAAAACCAAAGCTGATGGAAACAAAGAATATCTGAAGAAGGACGAATACCGGCGAAAGACGGACGGGTTTCAGGCGTTCATACACGCCTTGTGGCAGGCTGATGAAGTAATCGAAGATGATCAAGAGTTTTTCTTAGATGAATTAGTATTTTAACGAAGGGGGTGAATAAGTGGGATTTTTAGACCTTGGTCGAATTTTTAAAAGAAATGAAGAAGTAGATGTGATGCTTGATCTTGATCTTTTCGAAGAGAAGTCTAATAAGGCACATCTGAAAAGAGTTGCTATTGAAACCTGTATAGGTTTAATCAGTAGGACCATTAGCCAATCAGAATTCCGAGTCCGGAAAGATAAAAAAACAATAAAAGATGAAATGTATTACAAGCTGAACCTTCGACCAAATAAGAACATGACAGCCTCATACTTTTGGCAAAAGGTTGTTCGAAAGCTGATATACGAAAATGAATGCTTGATTGTTCAAAGCGATTCAGGCGATTTACTCATTGCAGATACTTTCGCTAAGAATGAATATGCGGTGATGGAGGATGTATTTAAGAACGTCATCGTAAAAGATTATGAGTTCAAGCGCAGCTTCCTGATGAGCGAGGTCATCTATATACAATACTCAAATGAAAAGCTCTCGAAATTAATCGATGAGCTTTTTTACGATTACGGAGACTTGTTCGGTCGGCTACTGGAATTTCAAATGAGAAAGAACCAGATTCGAGCCACCATCGATACAGCTGGTGTGTCGGGTACTGCCGAACAGATATTGAAAAAAGTACAGAATTTCATTGATCGTGTCTACGGGGGCGTTCGGGATAAGGCTGTTGCCTTGATACCTCAGCAAAAAGGTTTTGATTACAAAGAGCACCAGAAAGATAATGCAGTCGGCCCAAGTGTAGACGAGATTAATAAGATTACGGATGGCTTTATGTCGCAATTGGCAGCGGCTCTAGGCATTCCAGTAGTCATGCTGAAAGGTGACACAAAAGATTTGGAGAAACCTACGCGGAATTACATGGTTTTCTGCATAAAACCACTAGCGAAAAACGTTAGTGATGCGCTTAATTATACCGTCATTGATCGTCGTGCATTCCTTCGCGGTGAACATTTGGAGATACGCACGCCGACGTACAGTAATATCTTTGATTTGGCCAACAGTATAGACAAGCTTATCGCTTCTGGCGGATGGAATCGAAATGAGTTGCGCGACAAGGTGGGTGATGAAATGGTGGATGATCCAAAGATGGACGAGTATGTAATGACGAAGAACTATGAGTCCATTGATAAAATCGGCACATCAAGTGAAGGAGGTGAGGAAGAAGATGAGTAAAGAGCTCAAGGAACAGCTCATTAATATGATGACAAAAAAATCTGATGTTCGATTTGAAGCAAATACCGACAGCAAGGAAGCTCGTTTATATATTTATGGTCCAATAAGCAGCTGGTCATGGAGCGGTACAAGCGCAAAAAGCATGCAGCAGCAGCTCACCAATACTAAGGCCGATGTCATTCATGTGCATATCAATTCACCGGGTGGTTCGGCTTTCGATGGTGTGGCGATTGGAACGCTTCTAAAAAATCACAAAGCGAAAATTGTCGTACATGTTGATGGCTTCGCGGCATCTGCAGCATCTGTAATTGCAATGGCAGGCGATGAAATCATTATGCCTGAGAACACAATGCTAATGATTCATAGAGCATCAACAATTGAATGGGGAAATGCAGCAGCATTCGAGAAGACTGCGAGAGACCTACGTAAGATTGACACAGCATTAGCAGCTTCCTATAAGAAACGTTTCATCGGAGAAGATGGTGAACTGGAGCAGCTGCTGGATGACGAAACTTGGCTGACTGCTGAGGAGGCTGTGGCTTTTGGTTTAGCTGATACAGTCAGTGATGAAATCGAAATTCCAGAGCTCGAAGATGAAGCAGATAATCCGGAAGAACAACCAGATGAATATGAGAACAGCAAGGAAAAGCTACTCGCAAAATATGGAATGGCAGCACAAACAAATAAAAATAAACCCAAGGAGACTAACGCTGAACCTGCGGAAGAAATTTCTGTGCAGAACGTGGCTAGTCTCTTTTTGAAATTGAAATTATAGGAGGGCAAAACATGCCGAAAATTAAATTTGTGAACTTTGAAGATAAAAAAACAGCTTTTGCGGAAGCTGTACAAAACGGTGATCAGGAGGCGCAGGCATCCGCATTAAGCGAAATGATTGAGGCGCTTTCCAGTGATGTTCGCGCTGATATCTTTAATCAGGTGCAAAGCAATATGCAGGATCAATCCGTTTTGCAGGCTCGTGGCACTAACATGATTACTAGCGAAGAAAGAGAATTTTTCAATGCCGTTATCCAAGAAGGTGGATTTAAAGACAAGGACACTCTTCCTAAAACAACGCAGGAACGAGTATTCCAAGACCTTGTTGAATCTCATCCGTTGCTGCAAGCTATTGGTATTCAAAACCTTGGTGCAGTAACAGAGTTTATCTATTCTGATCCGGAAGGCGCAGCAGTCTGGGGAGAATTGTTCGGAGATATCAAAGGGCAGCTTAATGCTACGTTCCGTAAAGAAAAAATTACGCAGCTTAAATTAACTGCGTTCATTCCTATTGCGAACGACATGCTGCAGCTTGGACCAGTGTGGGTTGAGCGTTATGTTCGTACAATGATTGCCGAAGCAATGTCTGTTGGTCTTGAGCGCGGCTATGTAGCTGGTGATGGTCAGTCCAAACCGGTCGGCCTCTTGTATCAAGTAGCAGAAAACGGGGCAGTGACGCTTAAAGAGACAGCCGGAACACTTACATTCCGTCCTGGTCGCACAACAATAAATGAATTGAAAGGCGTAGTAGAAAAATTGTCTATTCGACCAGTTGGTAAAGATGGAGAAGAAAAAGTGCGTAATATTGCGGGCAAGGTTGTCATGGTTGTTAACCCATTTGATAGTTTTGGAATTCAAGCGAATTCCACTATCCAAAACTCTGCCGGTGCTTATGTACAAAGCTTGCCATTTAATCCAACTGTTACAACATCATCATTCGTTCCAAAAGATAAAGTGCTGTTCTTTGTCCGTGATCAGTACATCGCTGCAATTGGTGGGGCTATGACAGTAAATAAGTTCACTGAAACAATGGCCATGGAGGATGCGACATTGTATATCGCTAAGCAGTTTGCTACAGGTAAACCAGTAGATAACTACGCTGCACAGGTCTATGACTTGAATCTAGCAATTGAAGAAGATACAGCTGCACCAACTACACCAGAGGAGCCAGCCGGCGTCTAATCTAGGAGGTGGCATAGATGTCTAATGTCACAGAAGAATTGCTGCAGGAATTTAAAGATCGCCTTCATATATCTCATAAAAGCGAGGACAGTCACCTTAAAAGGTTGCTGTCCTTTTCTTATGCGGATATTTCAGATAAGTGCGGTTCATTCAGCTTAGAGACAGCAAATCCCGGCAAAGAGCTAGTGCTCGAGCGTTCAAGGTACGCGTATAACGATGCGCTTGAATATTTCAATGACAATTTCTTGTCACAGATTAATAGCTTTGCTCTGAGCAACCTTCCGGACGAGGAGGCAGTCGATGAGACCGAACAAGTATAAAGAGCCTCGGAAGCACTCGGGCGAGCTGAGAACGGCTGTTACGTTCTATGAATACGAAGATAATCCTGGACCATATCCGG from Terribacillus sp. DMT04 encodes the following:
- a CDS encoding HNH endonuclease; this encodes MATEYKTKQQKQRFYKSGPWRKLRLVALERDNHECQQCKRKGKFSKGQNVHHLKEIYHHPKLALELDNLETLCIDCHNKEHKRTFNNIGTKKDRKEWNDERW
- a CDS encoding terminase TerL endonuclease subunit, coding for MIQNKYVTEYIKLWKTGKIELNKERIMLIAYLERHILTRDDLYFDETMLENFIKFAERWYFPLEPFQKFFSAFAFLLYKEDDANFYEQFLLLMGRGAGKNGLISALAHFFISPLHGIPKYNVSIVANNEKQAKTSFKEIYDTIGSREVLEDMFYRTKVMIMGYDTKSELQFHTSNAGTKDGLRDGCVIYDEIHSYATFDTVNVFSSGLGKVRNSREFFIGSDGYVRDGFLDKTIQRAMDILEGKELDDPLFPFICRIDNVDEMHDPDKWGKANPMFEYEMSAYAKGLLRKVKTQYRQLKTNPSSRMEFITKRMNFPEVDLEKSVATWEEIEATNRPMPDLQHRACIGGLDYGRIKDFAAVGLLFYVDGDYVWKTHSFARKGFLDSVELQAPIRDWEDLGLLTVVDGPVIDIEHIVNWFVEMRESHGLSRIVADTFRLDLVKSALEAEGFEIIYIRNPRAIHSLLAPRVETAFAKHNIVFGDNPLMRWYTNNVLVKTKADGNKEYLKKDEYRRKTDGFQAFIHALWQADEVIEDDQEFFLDELVF
- a CDS encoding phage portal protein, with protein sequence MGFLDLGRIFKRNEEVDVMLDLDLFEEKSNKAHLKRVAIETCIGLISRTISQSEFRVRKDKKTIKDEMYYKLNLRPNKNMTASYFWQKVVRKLIYENECLIVQSDSGDLLIADTFAKNEYAVMEDVFKNVIVKDYEFKRSFLMSEVIYIQYSNEKLSKLIDELFYDYGDLFGRLLEFQMRKNQIRATIDTAGVSGTAEQILKKVQNFIDRVYGGVRDKAVALIPQQKGFDYKEHQKDNAVGPSVDEINKITDGFMSQLAAALGIPVVMLKGDTKDLEKPTRNYMVFCIKPLAKNVSDALNYTVIDRRAFLRGEHLEIRTPTYSNIFDLANSIDKLIASGGWNRNELRDKVGDEMVDDPKMDEYVMTKNYESIDKIGTSSEGGEEEDE
- a CDS encoding head maturation protease, ClpP-related, whose product is MSKELKEQLINMMTKKSDVRFEANTDSKEARLYIYGPISSWSWSGTSAKSMQQQLTNTKADVIHVHINSPGGSAFDGVAIGTLLKNHKAKIVVHVDGFAASAASVIAMAGDEIIMPENTMLMIHRASTIEWGNAAAFEKTARDLRKIDTALAASYKKRFIGEDGELEQLLDDETWLTAEEAVAFGLADTVSDEIEIPELEDEADNPEEQPDEYENSKEKLLAKYGMAAQTNKNKPKETNAEPAEEISVQNVASLFLKLKL
- a CDS encoding phage major capsid protein; the encoded protein is MPKIKFVNFEDKKTAFAEAVQNGDQEAQASALSEMIEALSSDVRADIFNQVQSNMQDQSVLQARGTNMITSEEREFFNAVIQEGGFKDKDTLPKTTQERVFQDLVESHPLLQAIGIQNLGAVTEFIYSDPEGAAVWGELFGDIKGQLNATFRKEKITQLKLTAFIPIANDMLQLGPVWVERYVRTMIAEAMSVGLERGYVAGDGQSKPVGLLYQVAENGAVTLKETAGTLTFRPGRTTINELKGVVEKLSIRPVGKDGEEKVRNIAGKVVMVVNPFDSFGIQANSTIQNSAGAYVQSLPFNPTVTTSSFVPKDKVLFFVRDQYIAAIGGAMTVNKFTETMAMEDATLYIAKQFATGKPVDNYAAQVYDLNLAIEEDTAAPTTPEEPAGV
- a CDS encoding phage gp6-like head-tail connector protein — its product is MSNVTEELLQEFKDRLHISHKSEDSHLKRLLSFSYADISDKCGSFSLETANPGKELVLERSRYAYNDALEYFNDNFLSQINSFALSNLPDEEAVDETEQV